One window of Chloroflexi bacterium ADurb.Bin180 genomic DNA carries:
- a CDS encoding Peptidase family M28: MFKALQETIMAEYSGQRAKNDVAEIIQFHRIQASPGLRAAAHSLCRKLEEMGIAAEVLSYPANDRTSYWGSRQFQEWEATAGALHLVAPEDQARKLADYSESKTALIQRSAPVKDWQGEVVLLEDGEEQAEYEGLDVAGKLVMTRGDIDRVRELAVTQRGAAGILFDGMHEQPPVYERIDHPDLLRYTSFWWRPGDRPCWGFVVSPRVGEQLRKLIKSRRAEGKPALQFTASVASRPYDGELEVLSALIPGQTDDEVVLVAHLCHPQPSANDNGSGSAALVEMAHTLSRLLKEGFLARPRRGIRLLWVPEMTGSFAYLAGNPERIPHMVAGVNLDMVGENQEACGSVFVIESPPAAMASFAPDLLVRMREELLTGAKSPGGSASYAPFRHAVTPFSGGSDHYVFSDPSVGVPMPMLIQWPDKYWHTSGDTLDKVDARMLGIIGGLATTYAYFLANAGDAEARWLGQEMAACFRARLARDVQAVVTDALVLPDAGKVALSWQRLERQMTFLVDRCREAMATLLRLAPTETSLVQGLQDDAVQAGAAELARVRGLFESRIRELGGASLVPPAVEPSEWDLEAATWVPERKFPGPVAVGAHMSRLGAEDREKWRKWLKEHRVEYGATTTQADYWVDGRRSVAEIVDLVECETGLRCPEVLVEHFHLLEQLGLMGLRQVQPQAA; this comes from the coding sequence ATGTTCAAAGCACTGCAAGAGACCATCATGGCCGAGTACTCGGGCCAGCGGGCCAAGAATGACGTGGCTGAGATCATACAGTTCCATCGGATTCAGGCCAGCCCCGGCTTGCGCGCTGCTGCCCATTCGCTGTGCCGCAAGCTGGAGGAGATGGGGATAGCGGCTGAAGTGCTGAGCTACCCCGCGAATGACCGCACTTCCTACTGGGGCTCGCGCCAGTTCCAGGAATGGGAGGCTACTGCCGGCGCGCTGCATCTGGTTGCTCCTGAGGATCAGGCGCGCAAGCTCGCCGACTATTCCGAGAGCAAGACGGCTCTGATCCAGCGCAGCGCGCCTGTCAAAGACTGGCAGGGGGAAGTTGTCCTCCTCGAGGACGGGGAAGAGCAAGCCGAGTACGAAGGGCTCGATGTGGCCGGCAAGCTCGTCATGACCCGTGGCGACATTGACCGCGTCCGCGAGCTGGCCGTCACGCAACGTGGCGCTGCGGGCATCCTGTTTGACGGGATGCACGAGCAGCCGCCCGTATATGAACGAATAGACCATCCTGACCTCCTTCGCTACACCTCTTTCTGGTGGCGTCCGGGTGATCGTCCCTGCTGGGGTTTTGTCGTGAGCCCGCGCGTTGGAGAGCAATTGCGCAAGCTGATCAAGAGCCGACGTGCCGAGGGCAAGCCAGCTCTCCAGTTCACAGCCAGCGTGGCCAGCAGGCCGTACGATGGCGAGCTGGAGGTCCTCTCGGCGCTGATTCCGGGCCAGACCGACGACGAGGTTGTGCTGGTGGCTCACCTGTGCCACCCACAGCCATCGGCGAACGACAACGGCTCTGGCAGCGCCGCGCTTGTGGAGATGGCGCACACTCTCAGCCGGCTGCTGAAGGAAGGCTTTCTTGCGCGGCCGCGGCGCGGCATCCGCCTTCTATGGGTGCCAGAGATGACTGGCAGCTTTGCCTATCTGGCTGGCAACCCGGAACGGATTCCACATATGGTGGCTGGCGTGAACCTGGACATGGTGGGTGAGAATCAAGAGGCCTGTGGCAGCGTATTCGTGATCGAGTCACCGCCCGCGGCGATGGCCTCCTTTGCGCCGGACCTGCTGGTGCGAATGCGCGAAGAACTGCTGACAGGAGCCAAGAGCCCGGGAGGCTCCGCCTCCTATGCTCCTTTTCGTCATGCGGTCACGCCGTTCTCCGGAGGCAGTGATCACTATGTATTCTCGGATCCATCGGTCGGAGTGCCCATGCCGATGCTCATCCAGTGGCCGGACAAGTACTGGCATACCTCCGGCGATACGCTGGACAAGGTCGACGCGCGCATGCTCGGCATCATCGGAGGCCTGGCCACGACCTACGCCTACTTTCTGGCCAATGCCGGCGACGCTGAAGCACGGTGGCTCGGACAGGAAATGGCGGCGTGCTTCAGGGCCAGGCTGGCGCGTGACGTCCAGGCAGTGGTGACTGATGCTCTGGTTCTGCCTGATGCTGGCAAGGTAGCACTCTCATGGCAGCGACTCGAGCGGCAGATGACGTTCCTGGTTGACCGCTGTCGCGAGGCGATGGCCACGTTGCTGAGGCTGGCCCCGACCGAAACGTCGCTCGTGCAGGGGCTTCAAGATGACGCGGTGCAAGCCGGTGCTGCTGAGCTTGCCCGGGTCAGAGGTCTGTTTGAGAGTCGTATTCGGGAGCTGGGTGGGGCGAGCCTCGTGCCGCCGGCCGTTGAGCCAAGCGAGTGGGATCTCGAGGCGGCGACTTGGGTGCCAGAACGCAAGTTCCCGGGACCGGTGGCGGTCGGTGCACACATGTCCCGGCTCGGGGCGGAGGACCGGGAGAAGTGGCGCAAGTGGCTCAAGGAGCACCGCGTAGAGTACGGAGCTACCACCACACAGGCTGACTACTGGGTAGACGGACGCAGGAGCGTGGCCGAGATTGTCGACCTGGTGGAATGTGAGACCGGGCTGCGTTGCCCCGAGGTTCTGGTTGAGCATTTTCATCTGCTGGAGCAGCTCGGGCTCATGGGGCTGCGTCAGGTCCAGCCTCAAGCCGCTTGA